One Kitasatospora sp. MAP12-44 DNA segment encodes these proteins:
- the lanL gene encoding class IV lanthionine synthetase LanL, whose product MELYARLAELTAECGRRQYADDTWLYLQDPKMPPCAHGWKLHLSTRPDRLAQLMERVVPVLLRYTCDVKFAVDAEVLRTLNAGRQNPAAVGKAATVYPRAADVAGLGAELAQALVGWAGPRVVSDRQVRPDAPVYYRYGPFRAGDAEHTMAGPDGSSFPGLAEAAYRQPPWARDPFPAAGTSASAVTTRVGDGRYRITAGIARAAHGHVYRAVEVTTGRPVVVKQARAHVAEDHDGVDARGRLRRERQVLTRLAGVDGVPEAVDYFRHGEDEYLVSTDCGPRDLRRDVLASGPYCDDSTEDEHRSWRLLAQGLLRILDDVHARGVVLCDLKPDNVVIDPSGGCRLVDFGVSALDGRRPGGATPGYGLPPSLADPRTAQPADDYYALGATLSYASTGLDPVVMDPDPVTNRARTLACLAGVLPDPLRHPARTLIAGLLSLDAAERTAAAERLRSGRDPVARARRALPSPPLISSDLLDDVIGHTLAFCVRAAREQVAAGVTDRAPRESLSLYQGSAGLGLELLRHPDDPDARAAVAELARWTAAHPARPLLPPALYEGRTGVDLFLAEAAETLGTEPPDAAVGPDGVGSVDGWFPAGLLDDQIAGAAGIGTGHLLLAERARAAGREPEAAYHRAVAAQCARGLLEGRYGRGVISTTARPGAAAVLDGAAHGRAGVAHFLLAHHHATGDPASGAAAEQAVAALAAAMPGILAAAARPGATRRYGSWCRGLAGIGPVLLRAGVGNGDERLVRLSADAARACRALAPRMSQVVQCCGLSGVGELLLDVGAVTGDVEFRQGAEEVAALILTRSGGPPRRPVLPDTSLSAASGQWAGGSAGVLSFLRRLRQGGPRLGPA is encoded by the coding sequence ATGGAACTGTACGCGCGACTGGCCGAGTTGACGGCTGAGTGCGGGCGCCGTCAGTACGCGGACGACACCTGGTTGTACTTGCAGGACCCGAAGATGCCGCCGTGCGCCCACGGCTGGAAGCTGCACCTCTCCACTCGGCCGGACCGGCTCGCGCAGCTGATGGAGCGGGTCGTGCCGGTGCTGCTGCGGTACACCTGTGACGTCAAGTTCGCCGTCGACGCCGAGGTGCTGCGCACGCTGAACGCCGGACGGCAGAACCCCGCCGCCGTCGGCAAGGCGGCCACCGTGTACCCACGGGCCGCGGATGTCGCGGGCCTCGGTGCGGAGTTGGCGCAGGCGCTGGTCGGGTGGGCCGGGCCGCGGGTGGTCAGCGATCGCCAGGTGCGGCCCGACGCGCCGGTCTACTACCGCTACGGGCCCTTTCGCGCGGGAGACGCCGAGCACACCATGGCCGGCCCGGACGGCAGTTCGTTCCCCGGTCTCGCCGAGGCGGCCTACCGGCAACCGCCCTGGGCGCGGGACCCCTTCCCCGCCGCCGGCACCAGCGCCTCGGCCGTCACCACCCGCGTCGGGGACGGCCGTTACCGGATCACCGCGGGCATCGCCCGCGCGGCCCACGGTCACGTCTACCGGGCCGTCGAGGTCACCACCGGCCGGCCGGTGGTGGTCAAGCAGGCGCGGGCCCACGTCGCCGAGGACCACGACGGCGTCGACGCGCGCGGCCGGTTGCGCCGGGAGCGTCAGGTGCTGACGAGGCTGGCCGGGGTCGACGGCGTCCCCGAGGCGGTCGACTACTTCCGACACGGCGAGGACGAGTACCTGGTCAGCACCGACTGCGGCCCGCGCGACCTGCGCCGCGACGTGCTGGCGTCCGGCCCCTACTGCGACGACAGCACCGAGGACGAGCACCGCAGTTGGCGCCTGCTGGCGCAGGGGCTGCTGCGGATCCTGGACGACGTGCACGCGCGCGGTGTGGTGCTGTGCGACCTCAAACCCGACAACGTGGTGATCGACCCGTCCGGGGGCTGCCGGCTGGTCGACTTCGGCGTCAGCGCCCTCGACGGGCGTCGCCCCGGCGGAGCGACCCCGGGCTACGGCCTGCCGCCGTCGCTCGCCGACCCCCGTACCGCTCAACCCGCCGACGACTACTACGCCTTGGGCGCCACCCTGTCCTACGCGAGCACCGGCCTCGACCCGGTGGTGATGGACCCGGACCCCGTGACCAACCGCGCCCGCACCCTCGCCTGCCTCGCCGGCGTGCTCCCCGACCCGCTCCGGCATCCGGCCCGGACGCTGATCGCCGGGCTGCTCAGCCTCGACGCCGCCGAGCGCACGGCTGCCGCCGAACGCCTGCGCAGCGGGCGGGACCCCGTCGCCCGCGCCCGCCGTGCGCTGCCGTCGCCGCCCCTGATCAGCAGCGATCTGCTCGACGACGTCATCGGCCACACCCTCGCGTTCTGCGTGCGCGCGGCGCGGGAGCAGGTCGCCGCGGGGGTGACGGACAGGGCGCCCCGGGAGTCGCTCTCCCTCTACCAAGGCAGCGCCGGCCTCGGCCTGGAGCTGCTGCGGCACCCCGACGACCCGGACGCCCGCGCCGCCGTCGCCGAGCTGGCCCGCTGGACCGCCGCCCATCCCGCCCGTCCCCTGCTGCCGCCCGCGCTCTACGAGGGCCGGACGGGCGTCGACCTGTTCCTCGCGGAGGCGGCCGAGACGCTCGGCACCGAGCCCCCGGACGCCGCCGTCGGCCCGGACGGCGTCGGCTCGGTCGACGGCTGGTTCCCCGCCGGCCTGCTGGACGATCAGATCGCGGGCGCGGCAGGCATCGGCACCGGGCACCTGCTGCTGGCCGAGCGGGCGCGCGCGGCAGGTCGGGAGCCCGAGGCGGCGTACCACCGCGCCGTGGCCGCACAGTGCGCCCGCGGCCTGCTCGAAGGGCGCTACGGCCGCGGCGTCATCAGCACGACTGCCCGGCCCGGCGCGGCGGCGGTCCTCGACGGGGCCGCCCACGGCCGCGCCGGAGTCGCCCACTTCCTGCTGGCGCACCACCACGCGACCGGCGACCCGGCCTCCGGCGCCGCCGCCGAACAGGCCGTCGCGGCGCTGGCCGCGGCCATGCCCGGCATCCTGGCCGCAGCCGCCCGCCCCGGCGCCACCCGGCGCTACGGCTCCTGGTGCCGCGGACTGGCCGGCATCGGCCCGGTCCTGCTCCGGGCAGGCGTCGGGAACGGGGACGAGCGCCTGGTGCGGCTGTCCGCCGACGCGGCGCGCGCCTGCCGGGCGCTGGCCCCCAGGATGAGCCAGGTGGTCCAGTGCTGCGGCCTTTCCGGGGTGGGAGAACTCCTCCTCGACGTGGGAGCGGTGACCGGGGACGTGGAGTTCCGGCAGGGCGCCGAGGAGGTCGCCGCGCTGATCCTGACCCGCAGCGGCGGCCCGCCGCGCCGACCGGTCCTGCCCGACACCTCGCTCAGCGCGGCGTCCGGGCAGTGGGCCGGGGGAAGCGCCGGGGTGCTGTCGTTCCTGCGCCGGCTGCGGCAGGGCGGCCCCCGGCTGGGACCGGCCTGA
- the pcrA gene encoding DNA helicase PcrA: MSSLFDDLPLPGFELKPSFATPADHAEEPPPEEYHGPEGGYEEEIPHDLFQTDYAAATARDAFHRNGAHRTVVDPAQLLEGMNDPQREAVLHAGSPLLIVAGAGSGKTRVLTHRIAYLLGARGVQPGEILAITFTNKAAGEMRERVEQLVGPRARSMWVSTFHSACVRILRRESKRLGFTSSFSIYDSADSQRLMSLVCRDLDLDPKQFPPKSFTAKVSNLKNELIDEETYAAQAANPMERKLAEAYALYQRRLREANALDFDDIIMTTVNLLQAFPDAAEHYRRRFRHILVDEYQDTNHAQYMLVRELSGGAAGSAPKRTVDGDFVNPAAAALAQVPPAELCVVGDADQSIYAFRGATIRNILQFEEDYPDAVTILLEQNYRSTQTILSAANAVIERNTSRREKKLWTAGEHGEKVIGYVADDEHGEAQFIAEEIDRLTDAGDARPGDVAIFYRTNAQSRVFEEVFIRVGLPYKVVGGVRFYERKEVRDVLAYLRVLSNPEDTVPLRRILNVPKRGIGDRAEAMIDALSARERISFAQALLRVDEAYGMAARSANAVRKFNELLAGLRQIVESGAGPAAVLEAVLEETGYLAELQSSTDPQDETRVENLQELASVALEYEQDPGERPDAGEEGAPPVGTLADFLERVALVADSDQIPDDEDGSGVITMMTLHTAKGLEFPVVFLTGMEDGIFPHMRALSQVKELEEERRLAYVGLTRARERLYLTRSVLRSAWGQPAYNPASRFLDEIPGELVQWKRTGAAAMPGSRGSGSGSSRGSSSLSAASPKAGWGKSARKVTEREVVALAVGDRVSHDTFGLGTVAGTEGVGDKAKATIDFGSSGRKVLLLRYAPVEKL, encoded by the coding sequence ATGAGTAGCCTCTTTGACGACCTCCCGCTCCCGGGCTTCGAGCTGAAGCCCTCCTTCGCGACGCCCGCGGACCACGCCGAGGAACCTCCACCGGAGGAGTACCACGGTCCGGAGGGCGGCTACGAGGAAGAGATCCCGCACGATCTCTTCCAGACCGACTACGCCGCAGCCACCGCCCGCGACGCCTTCCACCGCAACGGCGCCCACCGCACGGTCGTCGATCCGGCCCAGCTGCTGGAGGGGATGAACGACCCGCAGCGCGAGGCGGTGCTGCACGCCGGTTCGCCGCTGCTCATCGTGGCCGGCGCGGGCTCGGGCAAGACCCGGGTGCTGACGCACCGGATCGCCTACCTGCTCGGTGCCCGCGGGGTGCAGCCGGGCGAGATCCTGGCGATCACCTTCACCAACAAGGCGGCCGGCGAGATGCGCGAGCGCGTCGAGCAGCTGGTCGGGCCGCGCGCCCGGTCGATGTGGGTCTCCACCTTCCACAGCGCCTGTGTGCGGATCCTGCGCCGGGAGAGCAAGCGGCTGGGCTTCACCTCCAGCTTCTCGATCTACGACTCGGCGGACTCGCAGCGGCTGATGTCGCTGGTCTGCCGGGATCTGGACCTCGATCCCAAGCAGTTCCCGCCGAAGTCCTTCACCGCCAAGGTCTCCAACCTCAAGAACGAGCTGATCGACGAGGAGACCTACGCGGCGCAGGCCGCGAACCCGATGGAGCGCAAGCTCGCCGAGGCGTACGCGCTCTACCAGCGCCGCCTGCGGGAGGCCAACGCGCTGGACTTCGACGACATCATCATGACCACCGTCAACCTGCTGCAGGCCTTCCCCGACGCGGCCGAGCACTACCGGCGCAGGTTCCGGCACATCCTGGTCGACGAGTACCAGGACACCAACCACGCCCAGTACATGCTGGTGCGCGAGCTCAGCGGCGGCGCCGCCGGCTCGGCGCCCAAGCGCACGGTGGACGGCGACTTCGTCAACCCGGCGGCGGCCGCGCTGGCGCAGGTGCCGCCCGCCGAGCTGTGCGTGGTGGGTGACGCGGACCAGTCGATCTACGCCTTCCGCGGCGCGACGATCCGCAACATCCTCCAGTTCGAGGAGGACTACCCCGACGCCGTGACGATCCTGCTGGAGCAGAACTACCGCTCCACGCAGACCATCCTGAGCGCCGCCAACGCCGTCATCGAGCGCAACACCAGCCGACGCGAGAAGAAGCTCTGGACGGCCGGCGAGCACGGCGAGAAGGTCATCGGCTACGTCGCGGACGACGAGCACGGCGAGGCGCAGTTCATCGCCGAGGAGATCGACCGGCTCACCGACGCGGGCGACGCCCGGCCGGGCGACGTGGCGATCTTCTACCGGACGAACGCCCAGTCGCGGGTGTTCGAGGAGGTGTTCATCCGGGTCGGCCTGCCGTACAAGGTGGTCGGCGGGGTGCGCTTCTACGAGCGCAAGGAGGTCCGGGACGTCCTGGCCTACCTGCGGGTGCTCTCCAACCCCGAGGACACCGTGCCGCTGCGCCGGATCCTCAACGTGCCCAAGCGCGGCATCGGCGACCGCGCCGAGGCGATGATCGACGCGCTGTCGGCCCGCGAGCGGATCAGCTTCGCGCAGGCGCTGCTGCGGGTGGACGAGGCGTACGGGATGGCCGCGCGCTCGGCCAACGCGGTGCGCAAGTTCAACGAACTGCTGGCCGGGCTGCGCCAGATCGTCGAATCGGGCGCCGGACCGGCCGCGGTGCTGGAGGCGGTGCTCGAGGAGACCGGCTACCTCGCCGAACTGCAGTCCTCCACCGACCCGCAGGACGAGACCCGGGTGGAGAACCTCCAGGAACTCGCCTCGGTGGCCCTGGAGTACGAGCAGGATCCGGGTGAGCGCCCGGACGCGGGGGAGGAGGGCGCGCCGCCGGTCGGCACGCTGGCCGACTTCCTGGAGCGGGTCGCCCTGGTGGCCGACTCGGACCAGATCCCGGACGACGAGGACGGCTCGGGCGTCATCACGATGATGACCCTGCACACCGCCAAGGGCCTGGAGTTCCCGGTGGTCTTCCTGACCGGCATGGAGGACGGGATCTTCCCGCACATGCGGGCGCTCAGCCAGGTCAAGGAGCTGGAGGAGGAGCGCCGGCTCGCCTACGTCGGCCTGACCCGCGCGCGCGAGCGGCTCTACCTGACCCGCTCGGTGCTGCGCAGCGCCTGGGGCCAGCCCGCCTACAACCCCGCCTCGCGCTTCCTGGACGAGATCCCGGGCGAGCTGGTGCAGTGGAAGCGCACCGGCGCGGCCGCGATGCCGGGCTCGCGCGGTTCGGGGTCGGGCTCCTCGCGCGGTTCGTCCTCGCTGTCCGCCGCCTCGCCGAAGGCGGGCTGGGGCAAGTCGGCGCGCAAGGTCACCGAGCGCGAGGTGGTCGCGCTCGCGGTCGGCGACCGGGTCAGCCACGACACCTTCGGCCTGGGCACGGTGGCCGGCACGGAAGGCGTCGGGGACAAGGCCAAGGCGACGATCGACTTCGGCAGCTCGGGCCGCAAGGTGCTGCTGCTGCGGTACGCGCCGGTGGAGAAGCTTTAA
- a CDS encoding SWIM zinc finger domain-containing protein: MEERWSTEHVLSLSPDAASSKAAGKLSGPGPWSGVGCNGTALWGACKGSGSTPYRTVVELATPAYQCSCPSRKFPCKHALGLLLLWSVGAQAVPNGGEPPEWAGAWLADRQDRAEQKRAPRAEADPAAARRRAERRSARVAAGAQELRLRLADRVRHGLADQSTAASPWEEVAARMVDAQAPGLASRVRELEDLDEESLLSRYALLHLLAAAYERVGELPEPLAATVRSRIGFSTDSAELLAGPTVRDRWLVLGRQDVADERLTTRRLWLRGAKTGHPALLLAFGRPGQAPELAIPTGQLLEAELAFQPNARPLRAVLGTRHGGPEAPPEAEAVPPGVSTVRALAGYGEAVADDPWLDSWPTVLTGVVPVPGPGGWQLTDGQGALPVHGTPQSALWRLAAISAGRPVTVFGECGHRGFAPVTVWGENGRATGVSG, encoded by the coding sequence ATGGAGGAACGCTGGAGCACTGAGCATGTCCTGTCCCTCTCGCCCGACGCCGCGTCGTCGAAGGCCGCCGGGAAGTTGTCCGGACCGGGGCCGTGGTCGGGGGTGGGGTGCAATGGAACGGCGCTTTGGGGGGCATGCAAAGGCAGTGGGAGTACGCCGTACCGGACGGTGGTCGAGCTCGCCACGCCTGCGTACCAGTGCAGTTGTCCGAGTCGGAAGTTCCCGTGCAAGCACGCGCTGGGGCTGCTCCTGCTGTGGAGTGTCGGGGCGCAGGCGGTGCCGAACGGGGGCGAGCCGCCCGAGTGGGCGGGCGCCTGGTTGGCGGATCGCCAGGACCGGGCCGAGCAGAAGCGGGCGCCCAGGGCCGAGGCGGATCCGGCGGCGGCCCGCCGGCGGGCCGAGCGGCGCTCGGCCCGCGTGGCCGCCGGGGCGCAGGAGTTGCGCCTGCGGCTGGCCGACCGGGTGCGGCACGGGCTGGCCGACCAGAGCACCGCGGCCAGCCCGTGGGAGGAGGTCGCGGCGCGGATGGTGGACGCGCAGGCTCCCGGACTCGCCAGCCGGGTGCGGGAGTTGGAGGACCTCGACGAGGAGTCGCTGCTCTCCCGCTATGCGCTGCTGCACCTGCTGGCCGCCGCCTACGAGCGGGTCGGCGAGCTGCCCGAGCCACTGGCGGCCACCGTCCGCTCCCGGATCGGATTCAGCACCGACAGCGCCGAGTTGCTGGCCGGCCCGACCGTCCGGGACCGCTGGCTGGTGCTCGGCCGCCAGGATGTCGCGGACGAGCGGTTGACCACCCGACGACTCTGGCTGCGCGGGGCCAAGACCGGCCACCCGGCCCTGCTGCTGGCCTTCGGCCGCCCCGGTCAGGCGCCCGAACTGGCCATTCCCACCGGGCAGTTGCTGGAGGCCGAACTGGCCTTCCAGCCGAACGCGCGCCCACTGCGCGCGGTGCTCGGCACCCGGCACGGCGGGCCCGAGGCGCCGCCCGAGGCCGAGGCCGTGCCGCCCGGCGTCTCGACCGTACGGGCGCTCGCCGGGTACGGCGAGGCGGTGGCGGACGATCCATGGCTGGACTCCTGGCCGACCGTGCTGACCGGGGTGGTCCCGGTGCCCGGCCCGGGTGGCTGGCAACTGACCGACGGGCAGGGCGCGTTGCCCGTCCACGGGACGCCGCAGTCGGCGCTCTGGCGGCTGGCGGCGATCTCCGCGGGCCGTCCGGTGACGGTCTTCGGCGAGTGCGGGCACCGGGGGTTCGCCCCGGTCACGGTGTGGGGCGAGAACGGCCGGGCGACGGGAGTGAGCGGGTGA
- a CDS encoding SflA family class IV lanthipeptide, giving the protein MSALASDIRDAGPLVVEDELIEFEEEFDAPQACIYNHVTFTPFLTEVWTCAGNS; this is encoded by the coding sequence ATGAGTGCACTGGCATCGGACATCCGCGATGCGGGGCCGCTGGTCGTCGAGGACGAGCTGATCGAGTTCGAGGAGGAATTCGACGCTCCGCAGGCCTGCATCTACAACCACGTGACGTTCACCCCCTTCCTCACGGAGGTCTGGACCTGCGCGGGGAACTCCTGA
- a CDS encoding DUF5691 domain-containing protein → MTSVQTDLWEELRTTALLGTDRRPLPPASGTGALAAAAGAVDRGDPAAALLELAALATVRRRAGLLPVPAGPPQPAAPPDQRRALPDAAARRLAVLLSGRGSGTGSGTGSGTGVGALANLAELLPQWLAGARELDYRPPAALVPALLDAARARSELRGDAVALAGPLGRWLAEHNPDWSYVRRTAVESRAAGSEQTWHEGLFAERVTHLTRLRRSDPPAALELLRGTWSTERAEDRLLFLDALQEGLSEADEPFLEAALGDRSKNVRTTAAELLSTLPGSALGARMAERARALVQVADGRLLVSPPTACDSAMQRDGIAPKSPTGRGERAWWFGEVVAATPLAAWTTGFDLTHDQLLALPVSADDGDPADGEDGSDSWRDDLREAWARAAVRQQDARWARALLGPAPRRAGSVRTAGSPAKLLAVLPPAERAAWTSSFLQTHGLGDAFQLLGACATPWTPPLSTAVVAALERAAASGAYPWSHSGVLGMTERSLSPATAPAVEALAADASPDSAWAETFGRLAGTLRFRAAMLAELNDNG, encoded by the coding sequence GTGACCAGCGTGCAGACGGATCTCTGGGAGGAGCTGCGGACCACCGCGCTCCTGGGCACCGACCGGCGCCCGCTGCCGCCGGCCTCCGGGACGGGCGCGCTGGCGGCGGCGGCCGGCGCGGTGGATCGCGGCGACCCGGCGGCGGCCCTGCTGGAGCTGGCCGCGCTCGCCACCGTCCGGCGCCGCGCCGGGCTGCTGCCGGTCCCGGCCGGGCCGCCGCAACCGGCCGCCCCGCCGGACCAGCGCCGCGCGCTGCCCGACGCCGCGGCGCGCCGACTCGCGGTGCTGCTCTCCGGCCGGGGATCCGGCACCGGCTCCGGCACGGGATCGGGAACCGGCGTCGGCGCACTGGCCAACCTCGCCGAGCTGCTGCCGCAGTGGCTGGCCGGCGCCCGGGAGTTGGACTACCGGCCGCCGGCCGCACTCGTCCCCGCGCTGCTGGACGCCGCGCGGGCGCGCAGCGAGCTGCGCGGCGACGCGGTGGCACTGGCCGGACCGCTCGGCCGCTGGCTGGCCGAGCACAACCCGGACTGGAGCTACGTCCGGCGCACCGCCGTCGAGAGCCGGGCCGCGGGCAGCGAGCAGACCTGGCACGAGGGTCTGTTCGCCGAACGGGTCACCCACCTCACCCGGCTGCGCCGCAGCGACCCGCCGGCCGCGCTTGAACTGCTGCGCGGCACCTGGTCCACCGAGCGCGCCGAGGACCGGCTGCTCTTCCTGGACGCGCTGCAGGAGGGCCTCTCCGAGGCGGACGAGCCGTTCCTGGAGGCCGCCCTCGGCGACCGCAGCAAGAACGTCCGGACCACCGCCGCCGAACTGCTCTCCACCCTGCCCGGCTCGGCGCTGGGCGCGCGGATGGCCGAGCGGGCCCGCGCGCTCGTGCAGGTGGCGGACGGGCGGCTGCTGGTCAGCCCGCCGACCGCCTGCGACAGCGCGATGCAGCGGGACGGCATAGCGCCCAAGTCGCCGACCGGCCGCGGCGAGCGCGCCTGGTGGTTCGGCGAGGTGGTGGCCGCCACCCCGCTGGCCGCCTGGACGACGGGGTTCGACCTGACGCACGATCAGCTGCTCGCCCTGCCGGTCAGCGCGGACGACGGCGACCCGGCGGACGGCGAGGACGGCAGCGACAGCTGGCGTGACGACCTGCGCGAGGCCTGGGCCCGCGCCGCCGTCCGCCAGCAGGACGCCCGCTGGGCCCGGGCGCTGCTCGGCCCGGCCCCGCGCCGCGCGGGCAGCGTGCGGACGGCGGGTTCGCCGGCCAAGCTGCTCGCCGTGCTACCGCCGGCCGAACGGGCCGCCTGGACGTCCTCGTTCCTGCAGACCCACGGCCTGGGCGACGCCTTTCAGCTGCTCGGCGCCTGCGCCACCCCGTGGACGCCGCCGCTCAGCACGGCGGTGGTGGCCGCCCTGGAGCGGGCCGCTGCCTCGGGGGCGTACCCGTGGAGCCACAGCGGGGTGCTCGGCATGACCGAGCGCTCGCTCTCCCCCGCGACGGCTCCGGCCGTGGAGGCGCTGGCCGCCGACGCCTCGCCCGACAGCGCGTGGGCCGAGACCTTCGGGCGACTCGCGGGCACGCTGCGCTTCCGCGCCGCGATGCTCGCCGAGTTGAACGACAACGGCTGA
- a CDS encoding cobalamin B12-binding domain-containing protein codes for MGVSGPIRVVVAKPGLDGHDRGAKVIARALRDAGMEVIYTGLHQTPEQIVDTAIQEDADGIGLSILSGAHMTLCARVLVLLRERDAADIKVFCGGIVPDEDIVELKAMGVADIFTPGTPTRDVVAWVEANLRAAG; via the coding sequence ATGGGTGTGTCAGGCCCGATCCGGGTCGTGGTCGCCAAGCCGGGGCTCGACGGTCACGACCGGGGCGCCAAGGTGATCGCGCGCGCCCTGCGGGACGCCGGCATGGAGGTGATCTACACCGGTCTGCACCAGACGCCCGAGCAGATCGTCGACACCGCCATCCAGGAGGACGCCGACGGCATCGGCCTGTCGATCCTCTCCGGCGCGCACATGACGCTCTGCGCCCGGGTGCTCGTGCTGCTCAGGGAGCGCGACGCGGCGGACATCAAGGTCTTCTGCGGCGGCATCGTCCCGGACGAGGACATCGTCGAGCTGAAGGCGATGGGTGTCGCGGACATCTTCACGCCGGGCACCCCGACCCGCGACGTGGTGGCCTGGGTCGAGGCCAACCTGCGCGCGGCCGGCTGA
- a CDS encoding glycosyltransferase — protein sequence MAPSRLLPHQLTAPRRTAAEALLAERKNMRLLHRASLVAAEGGCASPSHVDRPTRPLRALVITGSVGAGHNGAARELVRRLEARGIDATYRDYLDALPRRYQRLLQDGYTFSAGRTPEVFDWLFRCEERESLVRSLTLRLCRQAARELAGWLGPDGQDYDVVVTTFPFAAQSLGMLRADGTLKAPAVCYLTDPAPHRLWVHPAVDVHLTVTPATAAEGSKRYGVPMRPAGPLAPAAFAEPVDAADRQAVRTELGVPLGHRMVLLTAGSMGLGDVMSGVRALRAVDRTVPVVLCGRNESLRRRIAALSGVVALGWRNDVPRLMAAADVLVHNAGGLSLTEALVAGLPAVSYEVLSGHGRANAGVLARAGLAPWPRTPDALARALEEQAARGRVTLPPLPADQQAAAVVADLAKQHRDTTTAPEHRLRPVPAGGRPAAAGAGTTAPRRFPRPTARTPR from the coding sequence GTGGCCCCCTCCCGCCTGCTCCCCCACCAGCTCACAGCGCCCCGCCGCACGGCGGCCGAGGCGCTCCTCGCCGAGCGGAAGAACATGCGACTCCTCCACCGCGCATCCCTGGTCGCCGCCGAAGGCGGCTGCGCATCGCCCTCGCACGTCGACCGACCGACCCGGCCGCTGCGCGCGCTCGTGATCACCGGAAGCGTCGGAGCGGGCCACAACGGCGCCGCCAGGGAACTGGTGCGGCGGCTGGAGGCGCGCGGCATCGACGCCACCTACCGCGACTACCTCGACGCGCTGCCGCGCCGCTACCAGCGCCTGCTCCAGGACGGCTACACGTTCAGCGCCGGCCGGACGCCCGAGGTGTTCGACTGGCTGTTCCGCTGCGAGGAGCGCGAGTCACTGGTGCGCAGCCTCACCCTGCGGCTCTGCCGACAGGCCGCCCGCGAGCTGGCGGGCTGGCTGGGCCCGGACGGCCAGGACTACGACGTGGTGGTGACCACCTTCCCGTTCGCGGCGCAGAGCCTGGGCATGCTGAGGGCGGACGGCACGCTCAAGGCGCCCGCCGTCTGCTACCTCACCGACCCGGCGCCGCACCGCCTCTGGGTGCACCCCGCCGTCGATGTGCACCTCACCGTCACCCCGGCCACCGCCGCCGAGGGCAGCAAGCGGTACGGCGTGCCGATGCGGCCCGCCGGTCCGCTGGCTCCCGCCGCCTTCGCCGAACCGGTCGACGCGGCCGACCGGCAGGCGGTGCGCACCGAACTCGGCGTGCCGCTCGGCCACCGGATGGTGCTGCTGACCGCGGGGTCGATGGGGCTCGGCGACGTGATGTCCGGCGTCCGCGCACTGCGTGCCGTGGACCGCACCGTCCCGGTGGTGCTCTGCGGCCGCAACGAGAGCCTGCGGCGGCGGATCGCGGCGCTGAGCGGCGTGGTGGCCCTCGGCTGGCGCAACGACGTGCCGCGCCTGATGGCCGCCGCCGACGTCCTGGTGCACAACGCCGGCGGCCTCTCGCTGACCGAGGCCCTGGTCGCCGGACTGCCGGCGGTCAGCTACGAGGTCCTGTCCGGCCACGGCCGCGCCAACGCCGGCGTCCTGGCCCGCGCCGGCCTTGCCCCCTGGCCCCGCACCCCGGACGCCCTGGCCCGGGCTCTCGAAGAGCAGGCCGCCCGCGGCCGCGTGACCCTGCCGCCCCTGCCGGCCGACCAGCAGGCAGCCGCCGTGGTGGCCGACCTGGCCAAGCAGCACCGCGACACCACGACCGCCCCCGAGCACCGACTCAGGCCGGTCCCAGCCGGGGGCCGCCCTGCCGCAGCCGGCGCAGGAACGACAGCACCCCGGCGCTTCCCCCGGCCCACTGCCCGGACGCCGCGCTGA